Proteins encoded within one genomic window of Flavobacterium oreochromis:
- a CDS encoding IS256 family transposase, which produces MIDKEDLLNNKDFFKSFKNGEDLSSFFKQMHKRAVEHMLNAELDAHLDTEKHQKTSDGNYRNGHGTKKIKTSFGEDQIKVPRDREGSFEPVLVPKRHNIIDGLENVIISFYAKGMSVSDIEEQIKEMYNFDISTSTISRITNAVASEIVTWQNRPLDEVYLIVWMDGIVFKVRENSKVINKTIYLAVGLNHEGRKEVLGMWLGKNESSSFWMSVLTDLKARGVEDILITATDNLNGFTQTIRSVFPESQTQICVVHQIRNACRYVVWKDKKQFTTDMKLVYTAPTKQAAELALEDFAQKWESKYGYAIKSWRENWDELTIFFDFPLEIRKIIYTTNLIENLNGKIRKYTKNKMSFPTDEAVIKSVYLALKEATKKWSMPIQNWGIVLNQFNLIFEKRLRL; this is translated from the coding sequence ATGATAGACAAAGAAGACTTATTAAACAACAAGGATTTTTTTAAATCCTTTAAAAATGGAGAAGATTTATCTTCCTTTTTTAAGCAAATGCATAAACGAGCAGTAGAACACATGCTCAATGCCGAACTAGATGCTCACTTAGATACCGAAAAACATCAAAAAACCTCTGACGGCAATTATCGTAATGGTCATGGAACCAAGAAGATTAAGACTTCCTTTGGAGAAGATCAAATTAAAGTCCCAAGAGATAGAGAAGGTAGTTTTGAACCTGTTTTAGTCCCTAAAAGACATAATATTATTGATGGTTTAGAGAATGTTATCATTTCATTTTATGCTAAAGGAATGAGTGTTAGTGATATTGAAGAGCAAATCAAAGAAATGTATAATTTTGACATTTCAACTTCTACCATTTCAAGAATTACTAATGCAGTAGCAAGTGAGATAGTAACCTGGCAAAACAGACCATTAGATGAAGTTTACTTAATTGTTTGGATGGATGGAATTGTTTTCAAAGTTCGTGAAAACTCAAAAGTAATCAATAAAACTATCTATTTAGCAGTAGGACTTAATCATGAAGGACGAAAAGAAGTTCTTGGTATGTGGTTAGGTAAGAATGAAAGTTCAAGCTTCTGGATGAGTGTTTTAACCGATTTAAAAGCCCGCGGAGTGGAAGATATTTTAATAACGGCTACCGATAATTTAAACGGATTTACTCAAACCATACGTTCTGTTTTTCCTGAATCACAAACACAGATTTGTGTGGTTCACCAAATAAGAAATGCTTGTAGATATGTCGTATGGAAAGATAAAAAGCAATTTACAACCGACATGAAACTAGTCTATACAGCACCAACAAAACAAGCCGCCGAGTTAGCTCTAGAAGATTTTGCTCAAAAATGGGAATCTAAATATGGATATGCTATCAAATCTTGGAGGGAAAATTGGGACGAATTAACCATCTTTTTTGACTTCCCGTTAGAAATCCGCAAAATTATTTATACCACAAATTTAATTGAAAATCTTAATGGGAAAATTCGCAAGTACACCAAAAACAAAATGTCGTTTCCAACAGATGAGGCGGTAATAAAATCGGTTTACCTTGCCTTAAAAGAAGCAACTAAAAAATGGTCGATGCCAATACAAAATTGGGGTATTGTTTTAAACCAATTTAATCTTATATTTGAAAAAAGGCTCAGATTATAA
- a CDS encoding tyrosine-type recombinase/integrase produces the protein MQKTVYTPIKNESYKAIVQDFENWLDILGYSDSTIKNLPSHLREFLHYLENENINQISLINVQIIKDYYSHLKTRESQVREGGLSKAYLNKHIQALFKFNDYLKEHNAKALPIHLKREEYSQRDSLQILTQEEIKLLFKATEYSNEQERIRKRDKVILVLLYSCGLRRNEVINLKIKDILFDKERIFVKKGKNYKERYVPINQYNLKIIEEYIYDYRPAFYNYKQTEYLLINYRGKPLQGQSLSNRLNEIATTTQDKSIIKKQITPHILRHSIATHLLEKGANIETISQFLGHSSLESTQIYTHLLEDKSKEKGNEQLHTLLREKQLQHQEFSSIPKGYRSPRYMDE, from the coding sequence ATGCAAAAAACAGTATATACCCCTATAAAAAATGAAAGTTATAAAGCTATAGTACAGGATTTTGAAAACTGGTTAGACATACTCGGTTATAGCGATAGCACTATAAAAAACTTACCCAGTCACCTACGAGAGTTTTTACATTACTTGGAAAACGAAAATATCAATCAAATTAGTTTAATTAATGTTCAGATTATAAAAGACTACTACAGCCATCTAAAAACAAGAGAGAGTCAAGTAAGAGAAGGCGGATTATCTAAAGCGTACTTAAACAAACACATACAAGCACTATTTAAGTTCAACGATTACCTAAAAGAACACAACGCCAAAGCCTTACCCATACATTTAAAAAGAGAAGAATACAGTCAAAGAGATAGTTTACAAATACTTACCCAAGAAGAAATCAAACTATTATTTAAAGCAACAGAATACAGTAATGAACAGGAAAGAATACGCAAGCGAGATAAAGTAATTTTAGTGTTATTGTATAGTTGCGGACTTAGAAGAAACGAAGTTATTAATCTAAAAATTAAGGACATCTTGTTTGACAAAGAACGAATTTTTGTAAAGAAAGGGAAAAACTATAAAGAACGCTATGTACCCATAAACCAGTACAATTTAAAAATTATAGAAGAATACATTTACGATTATAGACCAGCATTTTACAACTACAAACAAACAGAATATCTATTAATTAACTATCGAGGCAAACCATTACAAGGGCAAAGTTTATCCAACAGATTAAACGAAATAGCAACTACTACACAAGATAAAAGCATTATAAAAAAGCAAATAACGCCACATATACTACGCCACTCAATAGCAACGCATTTACTCGAAAAAGGAGCCAACATCGAAACTATCAGTCAATTTTTAGGACATAGCAGTTTAGAAAGCACACAAATTTATACTCACTTATTAGAAGATAAATCAAAAGAAAAAGGCAATGAACAACTTCACACATTACTTAGAGAAAAACAGCTACAGCACCAAGAGTTTTCCAGTATTCCAAAGGGCTATCGCTCGCCTAGATATATGGATGAATAA
- a CDS encoding tyrosine-type recombinase/integrase — MNNFGTTKESIDYKTFLKYIEQLKKTGIKTNTLQSYIGNLKIYFNYLQEENYRVDNPIETINIKGKVKTVLGHLLTADELEDLYYSYETTANDLARKRNKIIIGLLVYQGLHTKELQHLKEEHVELYKGKIHIPQTTKTNARTLELKPWQLMEFMEYIQQIRPQIVPKHEENLFTSNYGNTNISNVLKKLSDELKLINYNYQNAIQIRNSVIVNWLKIHNLRKTQYLAGHRYISSTERYQQDNLEELHEMINTFHPIK; from the coding sequence ATGAATAATTTTGGAACTACTAAAGAAAGCATAGATTACAAAACATTCTTAAAATACATCGAACAGCTTAAAAAAACAGGAATAAAAACCAACACTTTACAAAGCTACATTGGGAACTTAAAAATATACTTCAACTACTTACAAGAAGAAAATTACAGAGTAGATAATCCAATAGAAACAATCAACATCAAAGGAAAAGTAAAAACAGTACTAGGACATTTATTAACAGCAGACGAGTTAGAGGATTTATATTATAGTTACGAAACTACAGCCAATGATCTAGCCAGAAAACGAAACAAAATTATTATAGGATTATTGGTTTATCAAGGTTTACACACCAAGGAATTACAACACTTAAAAGAAGAACACGTAGAACTTTACAAAGGCAAAATACACATTCCACAAACCACAAAAACCAACGCAAGAACATTAGAATTAAAACCGTGGCAACTAATGGAATTTATGGAGTATATACAACAAATAAGACCACAGATTGTACCTAAACACGAAGAAAATTTATTTACAAGTAATTATGGTAACACTAACATCAGCAATGTTTTAAAAAAGTTAAGTGATGAATTAAAGCTAATCAATTACAATTATCAAAATGCAATCCAAATCAGAAATAGTGTGATAGTAAACTGGCTTAAAATCCACAACTTAAGAAAAACCCAATATCTTGCAGGACATCGTTACATCAGCTCAACAGAAAGGTATCAGCAAGACAACTTGGAAGAACTTCACGAAATGATAAACACTTTTCATCCAATCAAATAA
- a CDS encoding helix-turn-helix domain-containing protein: MKFGEKITQLKKAKNLSQIALADATGISRDAISKYERGDAIPSVEYAKRIADVLGVSLDYLAGEEDKEEVLDNEAVKRIKEIQKLPQAEKEKIYSVVDALIRDHKTKKAYSS, encoded by the coding sequence ATGAAGTTTGGCGAAAAAATAACACAATTAAAAAAAGCTAAAAACCTTTCACAGATTGCACTTGCTGATGCAACTGGTATTTCTAGAGATGCAATTTCTAAATACGAACGTGGTGATGCTATACCATCAGTTGAGTATGCAAAACGTATAGCTGATGTTTTAGGTGTTTCTTTGGATTATTTAGCAGGAGAAGAAGATAAAGAAGAAGTTTTAGATAATGAAGCAGTAAAAAGAATCAAAGAAATTCAAAAATTACCTCAAGCTGAAAAAGAAAAAATATACTCTGTGGTAGATGCTTTAATTCGTGACCATAAAACTAAAAAAGCTTACTCCTCATAA
- a CDS encoding DUF6896 domain-containing protein encodes MKEILDDYVQMIRDFEQKLMAKYQLRINPWRKAGVLFDKIGFINEYSYYYHGSGCTLKKDNILCEYDVTLLTRNEIKFSLWKFFQFVNSHPIHKKKCYDMEYVSKELSLLVEKKFLSLEEIGGKKTGIYQLSDDAEITQSNS; translated from the coding sequence ATGAAAGAGATATTAGATGATTATGTTCAAATGATTAGAGATTTTGAGCAAAAACTAATGGCTAAATATCAGCTTAGGATTAATCCTTGGCGTAAGGCTGGAGTCTTATTTGATAAAATTGGTTTTATTAATGAGTACAGTTATTATTATCATGGTTCAGGGTGTACTTTAAAAAAAGATAACATATTATGTGAATATGATGTTACACTTTTAACAAGAAATGAAATTAAATTTTCTTTATGGAAATTTTTTCAGTTTGTAAATTCTCATCCTATACATAAAAAGAAATGTTATGATATGGAGTATGTATCAAAAGAACTCTCTTTACTTGTAGAAAAAAAATTTTTGTCATTGGAGGAAATAGGTGGTAAAAAGACAGGGATTTATCAATTATCAGATGATGCAGAAATAACACAAAGTAATTCTTAA
- a CDS encoding tyrosine-type recombinase/integrase — protein MKQLHLKNESYREIHKDFKNWLDILGYAESTQKSLPNHLKEFFYYLEEYQINLINVQTIKNYYHHLKTRNNQTRDGGLSNTYLNKHIQALIKLNDYLKAHNAKPLPIHLKREEYNQRDSLQILTQEEIKQLFKATEYSNEQERIRKRDKVILVLLYSCGLRRNEAINLEIKDILFDKERIYVRKGKNYKERYVPINDYNLKIIEEYIYDFRPTFYNYKQTEYLLINYRGIQLLGQTLCNRLRAIEKASGIRKAPPVEGLGKLYLHQVMEIQTSATY, from the coding sequence ATGAAACAACTACACTTAAAAAACGAAAGCTATCGAGAAATACACAAGGATTTTAAAAACTGGTTGGATATATTAGGTTATGCGGAGAGTACACAAAAAAGTTTACCCAATCACCTCAAAGAGTTTTTTTATTACTTGGAAGAATACCAAATCAATCTAATAAATGTACAAACAATAAAAAACTACTATCATCATCTAAAAACCCGAAACAATCAAACCCGAGACGGAGGACTTTCCAACACCTATCTCAACAAGCACATACAAGCACTCATCAAATTGAACGACTACCTCAAAGCACACAACGCCAAACCACTTCCCATACATCTAAAACGAGAGGAATACAACCAAAGAGACTCTTTACAAATCCTCACCCAAGAAGAAATTAAACAATTATTTAAAGCTACAGAATACAGTAATGAACAGGAGCGAATTAGAAAAAGAGATAAAGTAATTTTAGTGTTATTATACAGTTGTGGACTACGACGAAATGAAGCGATAAACCTTGAAATCAAAGATATATTATTCGACAAAGAACGAATTTATGTTAGAAAAGGAAAAAACTATAAAGAAAGATATGTGCCAATCAACGATTACAATTTAAAGATTATTGAAGAATACATTTACGACTTTAGACCAACTTTTTACAATTATAAACAAACCGAATATCTATTAATCAATTACAGAGGGATACAGTTATTAGGACAAACACTATGCAACAGATTAAGAGCCATAGAAAAAGCAAGCGGTATTAGGAAAGCCCCTCCTGTGGAGGGGTTGGGGAAGCTCTATTTACATCAAGTTATGGAAATACAAACATCAGCAACGTATTAA